The genomic interval TACCTGAGGCGATTCTACATCCGAGGGTCTGAACAAGCGCATCAGTATATCCATCAAATCTGACTGGCGGACGGGCTTATTCAGATACCCCGAAAAACCAGCTTCCAAAGCTTGTTTGCGGCGCGTGCGTTCATCCAATGAAGTCAGTGCGATAATGCGCTTTTGTTCGAGTAAATTTTCCTGCAAAATCTGTTGCGCCAGTGCAATCGCATCGGTTCCCGGGAGCAACAAATCGATAATCGCCGCGTCATAGCTTGCGGCAGCGAGCGGCCCTGATGCCAATTTCTTGAGAGCCTGCCGCCCGTCACTAACTGTCTCCGCAGAAATTCCCCAGCTTTCCAAATAACTGCAAATAATCTCTCCGTGGGTTTGATTGCCATCCACAATCAGTAGATTCATCGCCTGAAAATCTTCCATCGGAGATGGTTGAATCATCTCAACACCCAATTTGCGCTCAGCCCGGATTGTGAACCAGAAAGTTGTGCCCTCACCCACTATACTTTCAATGCCAATTTGTCCCCCCATCATTTCAGCAAGCCGTTTGCTAATCGCCAAACCCAACCCCGTGCCGCCATATTTGCGCGTAATCGAACCATCCGCCTGCACAAAAGGCTGAAACAGGTTTTCCAAAGCCTCTGGTGGAATACCGATCCCCGTATCGCGAATTTCGAAACGCAAATCCACATGACCATTTGTAACCTGCTCTAATATAGTCCGTACAACAATCTCGCCACTCTCGGTAAATTTTACTGCATTCCCAACCAGATTCGCCAAAATTTGCCGCAGTCTGTTGGGGTCACCCATCAGGGAGGGCGGAATTTCCGGAGCTACATAACTCATCAAAGTCAGATTTTTCTCACGCGCTTTCATGACCATGCTTTCCACAAGGCCCTCGACAACCTCATGTACTTCCAAATCAATAATTTCTAGGGCCAGTTTGTCAGCCTCAATTTTTGAAAAATCCAGAATATCGTTGATGATATTCAATAGCGAATGTGCTTCACCCTCAACAATCTGAGCATATTCTTTTTGCTCACCATTCAAAGGGGTATCCAGCAGCAACTCGGACATACCAATAATGCCATTCATAGGTGTTCGAATCTCATGGCTCATGGTCGCCAAGAATTCTGATTTCAATTGAGATGCCTGAATAGCCTGGTCGCGGGCTTGCGCCACTGCAGCTTCGGCTTGTTTGCGCTCGGTGAGATCGGTCACTACCGCAATAGATCCACTCAAGTTGCCATCCTGGAAAAGCGGCACTCCGGTTACCAACACGTATAAAGGTGTTCCATCTGCCCGTTTTAAACGCGTTTCATAGATATTCGTCTCACTCACCTGCCGGCGTTTACGGGCTGCCGCAAGAATTTCGTGATCTTCATCGAAGGTGACATCATAAGGGGTTTTGCCAATCAGGTCTTGTGTAGCATATCCCACCATGGCAGCATACGCCGGATTAACATATTCAAATGTCCCATCAATTGTGGCCACGGTGAGACCTTGCCCCATTGCATTCATCACCTGCATGGCGAAATCTCGTTGGCGCGTCAGTTCGGCAGTACGTTTGGCAACGTGTTCTTCCAATCGATCGCGCTCGGCCAATAAATCGCTGTGTAGACGAGCGTTGCGCAATGCCTGCGTCGCCAACAATGCAAAACGCTCACTAATGGCTTCGTGCCGTTGCATAAAAAAGCCCTGTTGGGAATGAGTGCAAACCAGCATGGCTTCCTGATCGCCATCCCTCAGTGGAATATGTAACACAGAGTTAGTATACTCCCGGATGGATTCGGGTTGCTTTCTCCATTCTGGGATTTCGCAAATATCGGCGACAGCCATTGTCTGACCAGATAAAATCTGGTTGAAAAATTCCTCAGCAAACCAGCGGCTACGCTCAAACAACAGGCTGGTAGCTGCGACAACAACCAGCTCGTCCCCTTCAAAACGCCGCAACACAAAGGCATCTTCAAACATGACCACATCACGCATCACATCAAAAATGCCCGCCAAGACCTGGCGCATCGAAAGTTCCTGTGTGAGTACGCGCAAGCCTTCGAGTAAACTTTCGGCCTCAAATAATGCGCGTTGAATTTCAGCGGAACGTTGTTCGACATGCGCTTCAAGCTCATCAGTATAGCGTCGCTGCAAACGTTCTTTCTCGCGCTGTTCGCGCATCAGGCGCACGGCATAAACCAGATGATTGAAGGATAGATTGGTCACAAGATCAACATCTGCATTTCCGGATGTATCCAGATAATTCACTGCACCCAGATATTGTTGGCCCACATTTTGACGCAAAGATACGATTTGTTTCACACTCAGCGCTTTGTTCAACGCCCTCCCAATCGGACGCGGTATTTGCGTATGCCAATCGGAGATATGCGTAAAGACTTCAATATCAGG from Chloroflexota bacterium carries:
- a CDS encoding PAS domain S-box protein, producing MDVNVITQINAVLSGVIDESTHDLARHELLKIVAEAAGFQAALLVEIEPDGKTMRVTATYLPVQFQKLVEKVGGIRLVGYTYAINLSETLETPDIEVFTHISDWHTQIPRPIGRALNKALSVKQIVSLRQNVGQQYLGAVNYLDTSGNADVDLVTNLSFNHLVYAVRLMREQREKERLQRRYTDELEAHVEQRSAEIQRALFEAESLLEGLRVLTQELSMRQVLAGIFDVMRDVVMFEDAFVLRRFEGDELVVVAATSLLFERSRWFAEEFFNQILSGQTMAVADICEIPEWRKQPESIREYTNSVLHIPLRDGDQEAMLVCTHSQQGFFMQRHEAISERFALLATQALRNARLHSDLLAERDRLEEHVAKRTAELTRQRDFAMQVMNAMGQGLTVATIDGTFEYVNPAYAAMVGYATQDLIGKTPYDVTFDEDHEILAAARKRRQVSETNIYETRLKRADGTPLYVLVTGVPLFQDGNLSGSIAVVTDLTERKQAEAAVAQARDQAIQASQLKSEFLATMSHEIRTPMNGIIGMSELLLDTPLNGEQKEYAQIVEGEAHSLLNIINDILDFSKIEADKLALEIIDLEVHEVVEGLVESMVMKAREKNLTLMSYVAPEIPPSLMGDPNRLRQILANLVGNAVKFTESGEIVVRTILEQVTNGHVDLRFEIRDTGIGIPPEALENLFQPFVQADGSITRKYGGTGLGLAISKRLAEMMGGQIGIESIVGEGTTFWFTIRAERKLGVEMIQPSPMEDFQAMNLLIVDGNQTHGEIICSYLESWGISAETVSDGRQALKKLASGPLAAASYDAAIIDLLLPGTDAIALAQQILQENLLEQKRIIALTSLDERTRRKQALEAGFSGYLNKPVRQSDLMDILMRLFRPSDVESPQV